In the Topomyia yanbarensis strain Yona2022 chromosome 3, ASM3024719v1, whole genome shotgun sequence genome, one interval contains:
- the LOC131689105 gene encoding mitochondrial adenyl nucleotide antiporter SLC25A25 isoform X5, with translation MALEQNSVRVSGEVLEDFVLIFKELMSQYLDIGEDLNVPDDFTQSEMQSGMWWRHLAAGGIAGAVSRTCTAPLDRLKVFLQVQSSKQRISDCLQYMLKEGGVQSLWRGNFINVLKIAPESAIKFAAYEQVKRLIRGNDKRQMTIYERFVAGACAGGVSQSVIYPLEVLKTRLALRKTGQYSSIMDAASKIYRREGLRSFYRGYIPNMLGIIPYAGIDLAVYETLKKKYLSHHETEQPSFWLLLACGSASSTLGQVCSYPLALVRTRLQAQAVTIGSQNPADGLTAQVQPNMSNVFKRILQTEGPLGLYRGITPNFIKVLPAVSISYVVYEYSSRALGVNMT, from the exons TACTTGGACATCGGTGAAGATCTGAACGTACCTGATGATTTCACACAGAGCGAAATGCAGAGTGGCATGTGGTGGCGACACCTGGCTGCTGGAGGAATTGCGGGTGCTGTCTCGCGAACATGTACCGCGCCACTCGATCGGCTCAAAGTGTTCCTGCAG GTTCAATCCAGCAAACAGCGAATCTCAGACTGTCTGCAGTACATGCTCAAGGAGGGCGGTGTGCAGAGCCTATGGCGAGGCAATTTCATTAACGTGCTTAAAATCGCACCCGAATCGGCCATCAAGTTTGCCGCGTACGAACAGGTCAAACGGTTGATCCGTGGCAACGACAAACGCCAGATGACCATCTACGAGCGGTTCGTTGCGGGCGCCTGTGCCGGAGGCGTCTCCCAATCCGTCATCTATCCACTAGAAGTATTAAAAACCCGACTAGCGTTAAGAAAAACCGGACAATACAGTAGTATAATGGACGCGGCCAGCAAGATCTACCGCCGGGAGGGGCTGCGCTCGTTCTACCGTGGCTACATTCCAAACATGCTCGGCATCATACCGTACGCCGGTATCGATCTGGCCGTGTACGAAACGCTGAAGAAGAAGTATTTGAGCCACCACGAGACGGAGCAGCCGAGCTTCTGGTTGCTGCTGGCGTGCGGTAGCGCCTCCAGTACGCTCGGGCAGGTGTGCTCGTACCCGCTGGCACTGGTGCGGACCCGACTGCAGGCACAAG CGGTCACCATCGGTTCGCAAAATCCAGCGGACGGACTCACGGCCCAGGTCCAGCCGAACATGTCGAACGTGTTCAAGCGAATACTGCAAACCGAGGGCCCACTGGGACTGTACCGGGGCATCACGCCCAACTTCATCAAGGTGCTGCCGGCCGTCTCGATCAGCTACGTGGTGTACGAGTACTCGAGCCGCGCTCTCGGAGTGAACATGACGTGA
- the LOC131689105 gene encoding mitochondrial adenyl nucleotide antiporter SLC25A25 isoform X7, translating to MKKYLDIGEDLNVPDDFTQSEMQSGMWWRHLAAGGIAGAVSRTCTAPLDRLKVFLQVQSSKQRISDCLQYMLKEGGVQSLWRGNFINVLKIAPESAIKFAAYEQVKRLIRGNDKRQMTIYERFVAGACAGGVSQSVIYPLEVLKTRLALRKTGQYSSIMDAASKIYRREGLRSFYRGYIPNMLGIIPYAGIDLAVYETLKKKYLSHHETEQPSFWLLLACGSASSTLGQVCSYPLALVRTRLQAQAVTIGSQNPADGLTAQVQPNMSNVFKRILQTEGPLGLYRGITPNFIKVLPAVSISYVVYEYSSRALGVNMT from the exons ATGAAAAAG TACTTGGACATCGGTGAAGATCTGAACGTACCTGATGATTTCACACAGAGCGAAATGCAGAGTGGCATGTGGTGGCGACACCTGGCTGCTGGAGGAATTGCGGGTGCTGTCTCGCGAACATGTACCGCGCCACTCGATCGGCTCAAAGTGTTCCTGCAG GTTCAATCCAGCAAACAGCGAATCTCAGACTGTCTGCAGTACATGCTCAAGGAGGGCGGTGTGCAGAGCCTATGGCGAGGCAATTTCATTAACGTGCTTAAAATCGCACCCGAATCGGCCATCAAGTTTGCCGCGTACGAACAGGTCAAACGGTTGATCCGTGGCAACGACAAACGCCAGATGACCATCTACGAGCGGTTCGTTGCGGGCGCCTGTGCCGGAGGCGTCTCCCAATCCGTCATCTATCCACTAGAAGTATTAAAAACCCGACTAGCGTTAAGAAAAACCGGACAATACAGTAGTATAATGGACGCGGCCAGCAAGATCTACCGCCGGGAGGGGCTGCGCTCGTTCTACCGTGGCTACATTCCAAACATGCTCGGCATCATACCGTACGCCGGTATCGATCTGGCCGTGTACGAAACGCTGAAGAAGAAGTATTTGAGCCACCACGAGACGGAGCAGCCGAGCTTCTGGTTGCTGCTGGCGTGCGGTAGCGCCTCCAGTACGCTCGGGCAGGTGTGCTCGTACCCGCTGGCACTGGTGCGGACCCGACTGCAGGCACAAG CGGTCACCATCGGTTCGCAAAATCCAGCGGACGGACTCACGGCCCAGGTCCAGCCGAACATGTCGAACGTGTTCAAGCGAATACTGCAAACCGAGGGCCCACTGGGACTGTACCGGGGCATCACGCCCAACTTCATCAAGGTGCTGCCGGCCGTCTCGATCAGCTACGTGGTGTACGAGTACTCGAGCCGCGCTCTCGGAGTGAACATGACGTGA
- the LOC131689105 gene encoding mitochondrial adenyl nucleotide antiporter SLC25A25 isoform X6, whose protein sequence is MDTLDSDFYVEVVLKYLDIGEDLNVPDDFTQSEMQSGMWWRHLAAGGIAGAVSRTCTAPLDRLKVFLQVQSSKQRISDCLQYMLKEGGVQSLWRGNFINVLKIAPESAIKFAAYEQVKRLIRGNDKRQMTIYERFVAGACAGGVSQSVIYPLEVLKTRLALRKTGQYSSIMDAASKIYRREGLRSFYRGYIPNMLGIIPYAGIDLAVYETLKKKYLSHHETEQPSFWLLLACGSASSTLGQVCSYPLALVRTRLQAQAVTIGSQNPADGLTAQVQPNMSNVFKRILQTEGPLGLYRGITPNFIKVLPAVSISYVVYEYSSRALGVNMT, encoded by the exons ATGGATACGTTGGATAGCGACTTCTACGTGGAAGTCGTGCTGAAG TACTTGGACATCGGTGAAGATCTGAACGTACCTGATGATTTCACACAGAGCGAAATGCAGAGTGGCATGTGGTGGCGACACCTGGCTGCTGGAGGAATTGCGGGTGCTGTCTCGCGAACATGTACCGCGCCACTCGATCGGCTCAAAGTGTTCCTGCAG GTTCAATCCAGCAAACAGCGAATCTCAGACTGTCTGCAGTACATGCTCAAGGAGGGCGGTGTGCAGAGCCTATGGCGAGGCAATTTCATTAACGTGCTTAAAATCGCACCCGAATCGGCCATCAAGTTTGCCGCGTACGAACAGGTCAAACGGTTGATCCGTGGCAACGACAAACGCCAGATGACCATCTACGAGCGGTTCGTTGCGGGCGCCTGTGCCGGAGGCGTCTCCCAATCCGTCATCTATCCACTAGAAGTATTAAAAACCCGACTAGCGTTAAGAAAAACCGGACAATACAGTAGTATAATGGACGCGGCCAGCAAGATCTACCGCCGGGAGGGGCTGCGCTCGTTCTACCGTGGCTACATTCCAAACATGCTCGGCATCATACCGTACGCCGGTATCGATCTGGCCGTGTACGAAACGCTGAAGAAGAAGTATTTGAGCCACCACGAGACGGAGCAGCCGAGCTTCTGGTTGCTGCTGGCGTGCGGTAGCGCCTCCAGTACGCTCGGGCAGGTGTGCTCGTACCCGCTGGCACTGGTGCGGACCCGACTGCAGGCACAAG CGGTCACCATCGGTTCGCAAAATCCAGCGGACGGACTCACGGCCCAGGTCCAGCCGAACATGTCGAACGTGTTCAAGCGAATACTGCAAACCGAGGGCCCACTGGGACTGTACCGGGGCATCACGCCCAACTTCATCAAGGTGCTGCCGGCCGTCTCGATCAGCTACGTGGTGTACGAGTACTCGAGCCGCGCTCTCGGAGTGAACATGACGTGA